In the genome of Mangifera indica cultivar Alphonso chromosome 9, CATAS_Mindica_2.1, whole genome shotgun sequence, the window ATGTCTGCAACTTGCCGGTTTTTTCAACTGTTCAATATTCTATGCACCCACCTTTGACATCTATTTTGTTTTCAGCCTAGGTAACATAAATGGCTTTCAATCCCAGAGAGAAAGATGGTATCTGCTTTCtagattaatttgtatatatttatacacacTGAGGTAACCATCAAAACAGATTTTACCGAAAGATTGTTTCATCTAAAATTGgccttttatataaaaaggatTAAACTCAAGTTGCTTAGCAGAGGAAAAGATAATGATtccatacaatataatattcaCCTCAAATTAATTCACTTCACTCAGTCTGGACAGGCATTAAAGAAATCTTTAGACTATCATCAGAAAAAGCAAGAGTTTAATTGGAGACCCACACGCTCGGttctttttttatctctttgcagctacatatatatattttatgtacaatCCTGCAAAACATTTACTTTGTTCACACATAAGAACTCAATTGTCCCACCATAATATGCATCTTATCATAGCAGTTAATCATTCATTTGTAGCATTGCAGAGGagaatctttatatttttagtcACAAAGCTAAGGTAGcattttcaaaagaaagaaaaggagttctattcattgtattatataatttaagcaaaggaaaaaaaaaagcaagtgGAAGTCAGAGAACTCATCTGCCAAAAGATTTATTGCAGTCATGAGGTGTGACTGACCCAGTTGTAAGAGTAAATTATGACAGTTATTTTCAATGTGAACTCTTGCATTCACTGTGGGAAATCTAGAAATCACTGCTTTTAGTGCACATTTTTACGGAAGTTACTGAATGCTTAAATCTCTAGTTATATGGGTTTATTACAAAAAGCTTTTCAAAGTGAAGTGCTAGATCATAGATAATCATAACCCTCTTTGCTTCTCACATTTTGAGCTTCCTGTTATAGCCCTTTCTTCTATATATGTGTCAAGGTCTTCACATTTTGGCCCATCTTCTCTCAACTGCTGTATCACTCTTTGCCTCTTCTGCAGATCTATCTCAGTTACCAGCTGCTGTCTATTGAAAATGTCAACAAGAGAGAGTAACAAAGTTAGTAGCAGACCAGCTGTTAACAAAGAGATTATATCCCAGAAACAAAAATCTACTTGCACAGTTGTTGAGAATAAGAGGCAGGCTACTGGCTCTTTTGCAACAAGGAGGAGTAACCGAGAAGGCTGTTGTTGCATACCAGGTATTAGCAAGGAAGCTTTAATTTACAAACGAAACTGTGTCAGTAAAGTTGCTGGTAACAAGAGATGGGCTGCTGGGAGCTGTGGAATCAGGCTACCAAAAAGATCAGAGCTTTCGCTGGTTAGATTTCTCGAGCATCTGGGCAGTAAGATAGCAAAAGGTCTATGTTTTTCATCTTTGAGGAAGAGACGTTCGCCTGCTGCAGTTTCTTCATCAGGAAGATCAAAGCAGTCTGTCATTCCTGTTGATTCCCATAGAACTGAAGCCATTGAGGATTGCATCGAGTTCATCAACTCCTCTTCTTCCTTGCCGCGATCAAACTCTGTTTCTGCTAACgcttcttaaattttattgcaGCATCACagtatttatgtaaaaatcttCTTCTGAGGTGCAACCTTGCATCAAACGAAAGATTTAAAACATCTTGTATAGTTTGCTTTAGTTATCACCAAGTCTTAaatatgtttctttctttaataaACTCATCAGAATATGAAAGCAATAAACCAGAATAAAAATGGAACACTGTTCTTCACTGCTTGCAATCTCAAACTCTTCAACCTTTAACAACTAGCaagaatatgataaattttcagGTTGCATAGTTTAATTAGATGATAATCTTGTTTATGGAACATAAAGGTCtcagctttttattttttatgcatagTTGAGCATGAGTTGCCTATTGCCTACCCACCTTCAAGGCAAGGCCAACACTCTTGCCTAGTTAATTTGTCCTTTGCCACCCTCATGTTACCCTTGTCTGGGATTGGAATTAAATGTGCAGTCTGGACCCATGAAGACATAGAGTCTCTTCTGTTTAGAACAATAAATCTAGATCCATTTCTCTCCTTATTTCTTGTTGAGTGAACTAACCTGCCTTGTCGAAAGGAATCTTCCGAGCAACATTCTACAGTTGCTGTTATATTCGTCTTAGTAGTTTTTACTGTTATTCTTCAATGAGTTGGGTAATTAGGCAACTAAAATACATTGGGTTTGAATTAATTAACTTTTGAGGAGGAATACTATACATacctattttaagtacataaatatatacacacttatgtatatcatcatataattagatattactttatctttaatttaaaatcaaccaattatataatgatatatataaagtgTGTACTTATATATGTATCCAAAGtgaatacacatagttttatagTTAACTtttcaataaatcaatttaacctATTGGCTCTTTAAATCACACATTACGAGAAATACCCATCTATTTTATGCAGTGTACAGTTTTTATAATACAGTCATTTTACAGTAGCATATATGTTTCATCTTGGTAAATCTTGGATCTGTTTGCATGCAAGAGAAAAATTTACACCTTTTGACGACAGCAAGAATTGTTCATTTTTCTCTGGGATAAATTGATAATGTTTACATATCTTTCATCTTTCATTTTGCAGTAAAAAACTCAGGTCTTCTGTGGGTGAAGTAAAATAACCAAATGGTATCATATGGAGAAAATTAGTAGATGATTTgaaatgattcatatatgtaaATGAGAAGGAAACGTAACTTAAGTTTGAAGAATCACTTTGAAAGGAAATTAAGTACAAGACATGATCAATGGTTAAAAAAAGCTAATTAAGAGGCAATAATTAGTGGTCATTTCTTGGAAAAGAGACCTCCAAACCCACCTTTCTTCTTCGGTGGAACAGCAACTGAGTTCTTGGAGCGCTCACTTGTAGTGCCACTATTCTTGTCTTCAACTTTTGCCAGGATTGGATCAGTTTCGTAAAATTGTTCTTCCTTCTGCAAGTTCCCAAGAATCCAATCAAGAAGACCCTTTTCTTCTTTGCCACCACCAGCACCTTTAGCTTCTGTAGCTGCATAAACTCTCACAGTAGCTGGAGCAAAGCTAAAGGGAAGAGAAGCCATATCTTTCTTTGTATCTACAGAAACACAAACTACTTTCGGCTAGTTGTTAAAAGTGGGATATGGTATGGTAATATATTTTGCTGGGGGTGGTCTGATGGTGAATTATGAACCATTGGATTGGGTTTGCGATTGTGAATACGAGGAAGTGGAAGTGTTTGCAGCGCGAGCTCTCCACAAGTGCCTTATCTTTTACATTCTTGGCTTCTAGTTTTGCCTCTCAGTTGatttttagagaagaaaaaagaatgagGGGTTAAAGATGACCTTGAGTAGATATGGATATGGGGTTGCCACGTGACCAGAAGATAATCCTTGCACTTTAATGGCAACTTGTTTGCAGCTGTAGCTTACATATCTCACTTGTAAAATTGTGCATTTCACTCTTCAACTAAGTCTCCAACTGTTGAACTAATTTAACTAGAAGCTAGACTAAAGAATGATAACAAAGAACCCTATGAGAAGCACTGTCATAGAATTGGCACACTACATGGAATTCACATGTTATCCCCAATATCCTTTATTAGAAACGAGAGCAATATATTATGAGTATATactttttaatacataattgaatatataaataatatgttatataattaaattttactttatcaATCAATAAATCTCTTTACTTGAATGACTTAAATGTTTCGAATTTccaaaaaaatgatttgattaataGAATTTTGTATGATATCGATGATTGAGATTGATATTTAAAAGTATTGATTTAATCCTAAAGTATGATTTAATCCTATAACATGTTAATTATAGAAAAacgtattttttttattatataacctAATTATCCTAtaatctttaattgaaaatcatcaaataataagatgatatattatttatatacgtttttatatattaaaaaatatatacttataaatattattatatttttattgattattaaatgGTAAATTTAGAATGCTTCCCTCTCACCTTTATTGATATTCGGatttatttagaaatataatatCTAGGTGATAGTGATCGTAATTTTCCTAACCCACTGGAGATGGTGGACATGGGATTTTACACTCCGTCTTATCTCATGAAGAATCAACTGGAACTGAGCTGGGAGGGACATTTGATAGGCTATATCTAAGTCCACTCAAGAAGAATCAAATGGGTTGGGCTCAGCCTATGAAACCCAGAATTTGTACACATGAAGCCTGTTTTTGGCTTGGGTCTTCTTGATATCCTGTTTCTACTCATGGGTGTTCAAGTTAATGTCCTGAAAGTAACTCAGATGAcacaatcaagaaaaaaaaaattataagatcaaACGGAATTGACTTTCACCACAGAGACTATTGTAAAGTTTGCTGGTATTTGACTGAGACTTCAATTCCAACATGAGCCAAATTTGTGAATGAGCATCAAGATTGGACATTGACAGCTAGAAATTAATCAGAGTTTGGTAAGAGTTCCCCTAAGAAAGGGAGAAAAAATGaggtttctatattttctttctcctaAAGTTTCCGCATGTGAGAAACTACTACTCACTCAAGAGAGTCAAGTTTAATTTGCTTCTTTGCTTTTCCTTCTTTTAGAAAATTTGTCTTTTCTACCTTTCGAAACAAACCCTATTTTCCCAATGCTGTTTAACTGTCTCTAACTACTCTCTCTTCCCCAAGAAAGATTTTTTGAAGAATATAAGTTGAAGCAATCGCATTTGGGTAATTATTTTCAAGTTGTATACCCAGTAAAGCACTTAAGCTCCACTACTTTTTGGTAggaattttatataaacaatacaTATCAAACACAAGATTcgaaaaattaatataaaataaaagcaaaactCACCAGGGCATCCCGTTTGCACAAGCAAGGCATAGtcctttttggttttttgtaGTCTTGCAAACaccaaaaattatatcaaaatctttCACTTCAATTTCTtctgttatattaattataatgtgTAAAGGGGTAGAGAGGAGATCTTCTAGAATCTCTGCAGTTTTCTACATGCATGGCTACTACTTATAACTATTGTTGTCCATAAATTTGACTGACTTTAGAGgatatataataaatcaatgAGCAATACTATGAGTATGCACTTTTATATAcactattaaatatataaaaaatatgttattatgtgactgggtgttattttatttttaattcaaaatcattcaatcacataatgaaatattatttgtatactcaattatttagatattaaatGTAGGTAGAACTTGtttaaggtttaattttttaataaaactatgtgtagttattttaagtacacaaatcaATCACGCACAGTATGTGTCACCATGTAATtgagttattttgaattaaagataaaataataaccaatcatatgaatacacacataaatatgtacttatttgcatacttaaaatgaatacgtataatattgttttaaattttttcattgcATTGTTTATTTGGCTAGCTTGTTGATTCCCTTGAATTATTATATCCTCTCTCAAATATGGCTCGATGTAACAATACAatatacaaaaacaataaaattatgcgtacacACTTTTGATACATCTCaccacataatgatacatcatttatatatctaaattatatattaaaagtgtatatataggATTACTCATACCTAAATGTGGACAAAATACAGATTTATTAAGATTCAGTCGGCAATTGAAAGTTTGAACcaaattggaaaattaaaaaaaaaagtgatcaTCAAAGGGTGACACGTCTCATCTAATGGCGTCCAAAATTATCAAGTATTTCACAACTACTCACAAGGGATTCAAAAAGTTTTGCATGGTTTTCGTGTACATTAATTCCTATCAAAATCAACCCAATAGCGAGCCACTTCACAAAATTCCCAACAACTTTCTCCTACAAACTCTCTTGTTTTCTCCACTATATATGTACATGGCTATTCTTTATCTCATTCAACACTCAGTGCTAACAATTCTCAAATGGAAAACCTAGCTCTTCTTTTGAGCTTAGTGGCTGTAGTTTCAGCCTATGCTTTCTGGTTCTATCTCTTATCTCGTAAACTCTCAGGCCCCAAATTATATCCTCTTGTGGGTAGCCTTCCGATTCTCTTCAAGAACCGACGGCGAATACACGATTGGATTGCTAGTAATCTTCGAGCTACAGGTGGTTCAGCTACTTACCAAACTTGTACCATTGCTCTCCCTTATTTTGCCACCAAACAAGGGTTTTTTACAGTCACGTGTCACCCTAAAAATGTGGAGCATATTCTTCGGACAAGGTTCGATAACTACCCCAAAGGTCCCACGTGGCAGAAGGCTTTTCATGATTTGTTAGGGCAAGGGATTTTCAACAGTGACGGTGAAACATGGCTTATTCAGCGCAAAACTGCTGCTCTTGAGTTCACTACAAGAACGTTAAGGCAAGCCATGGCTCGGTGGGTGAATCGGACGATCAAGAATCGTTTGTGGAAGATTTTAGATCAAGCAGCGGAGAATAGTCTCTCAGTGGACTTGCAAGATTTGTTGCTTCGTTTAACGTTTGATAATATTTGCGGTCTCACTTTCGGAAAAGACCCCGAGACTCTCTCACCGGAGCTACCAGAAAATTCATTTGCTATGGCTTTTGATACGGCCACTGAAGCAACTCTTCAACGGCTTTTGTACCCTGGATTTTTATGGAGATTGGAGAAACTATTTGATATCGGAGCTGAGAAAAGGCTGAAGAAGAGCCTCCAAGTTGTTGAAGATTACATGAACAGCGCTATAGAAGCTCGTAAAGAGAGTCCATCAGATGATTTATTATCAAGATTTATGAAGAAAAGAGACGTCGATGGTAACCTCTTCCCAAGTTCGGTTCTTCAACGGATAGCTCTAAACTTCGTTCTCGCCGGCCGTGATACCTCATCGGTGGCACTTAGCTGGTTCTTCTGGCTTGTCATGAACCACCCCCACGTTGAACAGAAGATCATCAATGAAATCTCAAAGGTTCTTAAGGAAACTCGTGGCAATGACATCAAGAAATGGCTAGAAGAGCCTCTAGCCTTTGATGAAGCTGATCAGTTAATGTATCTCAAAGCAGCATTAGCCGAAACGCTGCGTTTATATCCCTCAGTCCCAGAGGATTTCAAGTACGTAGTCTCCGACGACGTCTTGCCAGATGGCACGGCCGTCCCAGCCGGTTCAACCGTGACGTACTCCATCTACTCAATGGGGAGAATGAAGACGATATGGGGAGATGACTGCTTGGAGTTTAGACCGGAGCGTTGGCTATCGGCTAAAGGGGACCGCTTCGAACCGCCCAAAGATGGATACAAATTTGTGGCGTTTAACGCCGGACCGAGAACTTGTTTAGGCAAGGACTTGGCATACTTGCAAATGAAGTCTGCAGCTTCAGCCGTGCTGTTGCGTTACCGGCTGTCCCTGGCTCCCGGTCACCGTGTGGAGCAAAAGATGTCTCTCACTTTGTTCTTGAAGAATGGCCTTCGTGTACACTTGCATCCCCGTGCACTTGTTGCTGAGTAGAAAGGAGAAAGTGTCGCCGATGTTTCACTTGTTGCCAAAAGAGAACAGGGACAGTATGGTCATTTaaatttgctttaattttttatttgtattttcattttgaGTATGGAATTGTTGTGTGGTGGCATTTGAGTATGTACGTACAGTACAATTGGTTTGTTGGTATAAACTGGGAAAGAGTCAAGATTGTCCTTGTGATGTTGACAAATACATTTTAtggatattcaaatttatgcttttttttattcaaatcatatACTTGTATGAATAAAAAACAATACTCTATTTTATAAGTgcctttttaatataaaagctAGTAGAATTAGATTTCCTTCAAGAGTgttattatgaatataaataatatatataattttatatataaataataatatattattaataatttaaaattaaaaataaaataatattaatcatataatgatatattattatttatataaaaaattatgtatattatttgtatataatttaatcattcTCAGTCGCAACGATTTACCGCTGATGTGTACATTCTGCCTTTAGATAACTATGACTTTATTTTAGGGGCTCAGTTGCTGGGCACTTGGTGAGACATTTTATGGAACTTTAAGGACCCTCAAATGGcttttaaacaaaatgaaaaggaaTATATGTTGCCAGCAGGTAGCagaggaaaataaaatgttGGTAATTAGTCATTCTAAACTACAGACATTATTAAGAAGCAATCAGATAGCCTTTTTTTGTTCAATTGTTAATGCAGTATGGAGAGGTTGAGCTAGCTCTATTGTAGACCATTAAAGAATCTTCCGACGAGAGTTGGCTGAATTGGAGTTGTTGTTGAATCAGTTCAGTTATGTGTTCAGAGATCATGAAGGCTTACCACCACAACGAGAGAAGATCAGCAGATCATCCTCCAGGAGAACGCCCTACTTGTCAACCTCAGACCACATAGATATGGTACcttgcaaaaaaataaaaaataaaaaataaaaaaaatgtaaatgagAAAATGATGCGTGAAATTACggatgtgtataattttatttaaattgtaaaacaGAACTGaactacttaaaaattatagtttgagtTGTTATTTGGgctattttaaaactaaactaaaccgTAAATCGTATTTTgtcatatatataactatatttgacataattttttaataaaa includes:
- the LOC123226263 gene encoding josephin-like protein; this translates as MNSANMGSQMPKIYHEKQILQFCLLHSLNNLFQQENAFTRASLNVIAEKLVLDDPDKQAWTPLSVVFKPHHNALTGNYDINVLIAALKGRGKSVVWHDRRNEASSIDLDGSANNLMGIVINIPVTRYGGLWKSRHWVTLRKIDGVWYNLDSDLKAPYCFKDTEEVGEFLDYIIGVGGEVLLVQNDEEIIDNHNPLCFSHFELPVIALSSIYVSRSSHFGPSSLNCCITLCLFCRSISVTSCCLLKMSTRESNKVSSRPAVNKEIISQKQKSTCTVVENKRQATGSFATRRSNREGCCCIPGISKEALIYKRNCVSKVAGNKRWAAGSCGIRLPKRSELSLVRFLEHLGSKIAKGLCFSSLRKRRSPAAVSSSGRSKQSVIPVDSHRTEAIEDCIEFINSSSSLPRSNSVSANAS
- the LOC123225380 gene encoding cytochrome P450 86A1, whose protein sequence is MENLALLLSLVAVVSAYAFWFYLLSRKLSGPKLYPLVGSLPILFKNRRRIHDWIASNLRATGGSATYQTCTIALPYFATKQGFFTVTCHPKNVEHILRTRFDNYPKGPTWQKAFHDLLGQGIFNSDGETWLIQRKTAALEFTTRTLRQAMARWVNRTIKNRLWKILDQAAENSLSVDLQDLLLRLTFDNICGLTFGKDPETLSPELPENSFAMAFDTATEATLQRLLYPGFLWRLEKLFDIGAEKRLKKSLQVVEDYMNSAIEARKESPSDDLLSRFMKKRDVDGNLFPSSVLQRIALNFVLAGRDTSSVALSWFFWLVMNHPHVEQKIINEISKVLKETRGNDIKKWLEEPLAFDEADQLMYLKAALAETLRLYPSVPEDFKYVVSDDVLPDGTAVPAGSTVTYSIYSMGRMKTIWGDDCLEFRPERWLSAKGDRFEPPKDGYKFVAFNAGPRTCLGKDLAYLQMKSAASAVLLRYRLSLAPGHRVEQKMSLTLFLKNGLRVHLHPRALVAE
- the LOC123225634 gene encoding uncharacterized protein LOC123225634; this encodes MASLPFSFAPATVRVYAATEAKGAGGGKEEKGLLDWILGNLQKEEQFYETDPILAKVEDKNSGTTSERSKNSVAVPPKKKGGFGGLFSKK